Within the Fischerella sp. PCC 9605 genome, the region GTCAACCATTCAAAGTTTTTGATCTGATGAGAGCGGTTACACTATGACCGAGAATCTGCAAAAGAGCACAGATACAATTCGTTTTGCCCAGTTCAATGCTTCCCTAAACCGGAATACGGAGGGGCAGCTAATTGAAGATTTGTCTACGCCAGACAATCCTCAAGCTAAAACTGTGGCCGAGATTATTCAACGCACAAACCCTGATGTCATCAGCATTCAGGAATTCGACTATTACGCAGCTGACCCGACCAAGGCAGTCGATTTGTTTCGCAAGAACTACCTCGAAGTCAGCCAAAATGGAGCAGAACCCGTTCAATATTCCTACTTCTATATAGCTCCTGCCAATACGGGGATTGCTTCTGGTTATGACCTCAACAATGATGGCAAGGTTGTGACTACGCCGGGGGAAAACGGTTACGGTGACGATGCCTTTGGGTTTGGCAATTTCCCTGGCCAATTTGGAATGCTGTTGCTGTCCAAATATCCAATTCAGACGGAAAACGTACGTACCTTCCAGAACTTCTTGTGGAAGGATATGCCCGATTCATTGCTGTCGACGATCGCTCTTCCTAATGCTGATACTCCTTGGTACTCTCAACAGGAGCAAGAAGTACTGAGGCTTTCATCCAAAAGCCATTGGGATGTGCCAATTGAGGTAAACGGTCAGATTATTCATACACTAGTCAGCCATCCGACACCTCCTGTATTCGATGGTCAAGAAGACCGAAACGGCAAGCGCAATTACGAAGAGATTCGCTTTTGGTCAGATTATGTGACTCCTGGAGCAGGTGATTACATCTATGACGATAACGGCAACTCCGGAGGATTATCAGAAAAAGAATCTTTCGTGATTCTAGGCGACCAAAATGCCGATCCGAACGACGGCGATAGCTACAACTTTGCGATTCGGCAGTTATTAAACAATCCCTATATAAACACCAGTGTCACACCAACCAGCTTAGGCGGGCCCGAACAAGCAGATTTGGATGGCGGAAATAACACCACCCATATCAGCGATCCGGCTTATGACACAGCAGATTTCAATGACACAAATCCAGGGAACATCCGTGTTGACTATGTTCTACCGTCCAAGACCTTAGAAATCAAAGATGCAGAGGTATTTTGGCCACTCACTACCGATCCACTCTATCGACTAGTGGGCGATCGCCAAGATGCCGCTACCACTCCTTCCTCAGATCACAGTTTAGTGTGGGCAGACTTAACTCAAAAACCTTTATCTATGAGCAAAACTACTTTAATTGGATTTTCCTCTCTTGAGGCAGATACCTTTGCCGACGGTTCACCTTCTGGTGCAAATGATGGCACAGGCAAACCCATTTCTGGCAATGGACGTACTGGGCCATTCCCGAATCAACCCGTCCAAGGTTTCAGTGGTGTTCAGTTTGCTGACTCAGATAGCTACTGGTTTTTGTCAGACAACGGCTTTGGCCGCCAGAGCAATAGTGCTGATTATTTGCTGCGAATTTACAAAGTCGATCCTAATTTCAAGACAGCTGATAATGGCAGTGGCAGTGCAGAGTGGACTGAATTTATTCAACTATCCGATCCCAACAAACTGATTGGATGGGAAATCGTCAACGAAACATCACCAGATCGCCAACTGACAGGGGCTGACTTCGATCCGGAATCGATAGTGTTGGCTGAGGATGGCACGATTTGGATTGGTGAAGAATTCGGCCCCTATCTGCTGCATTTTGATAGTAATGGTGTGCTTATTGATGCTCCCATTGCTACTCCAAATATTTACCCCTCTGATACTCTGGGCGGAAAAGACCTCGGGGATCAAGTTAGTTATCCTCAAAACAAAGAAGTTAAAGAATACAAACCGATCGAGCCTCTAACGCTTTCAGATGGCTTTGAAGCGATGAGTTA harbors:
- a CDS encoding esterase-like activity of phytase family protein, with amino-acid sequence MTENLQKSTDTIRFAQFNASLNRNTEGQLIEDLSTPDNPQAKTVAEIIQRTNPDVISIQEFDYYAADPTKAVDLFRKNYLEVSQNGAEPVQYSYFYIAPANTGIASGYDLNNDGKVVTTPGENGYGDDAFGFGNFPGQFGMLLLSKYPIQTENVRTFQNFLWKDMPDSLLSTIALPNADTPWYSQQEQEVLRLSSKSHWDVPIEVNGQIIHTLVSHPTPPVFDGQEDRNGKRNYEEIRFWSDYVTPGAGDYIYDDNGNSGGLSEKESFVILGDQNADPNDGDSYNFAIRQLLNNPYINTSVTPTSLGGPEQADLDGGNNTTHISDPAYDTADFNDTNPGNIRVDYVLPSKTLEIKDAEVFWPLTTDPLYRLVGDRQDAATTPSSDHSLVWADLTQKPLSMSKTTLIGFSSLEADTFADGSPSGANDGTGKPISGNGRTGPFPNQPVQGFSGVQFADSDSYWFLSDNGFGRQSNSADYLLRIYKVDPNFKTADNGSGSAEWTEFIQLSDPNKLIGWEIVNETSPDRQLTGADFDPESIVLAEDGTIWIGEEFGPYLLHFDSNGVLIDAPIATPNIYPSDTLGGKDLGDQVSYPQNKEVKEYKPIEPLTLSDGFEAMSYSPDRQTLYPIMERYVPGDPSKSRRVYKFDVASKSFSQDLVGYYQVDGSRHSIGDATPINDTEFLVVEQDGKYGAEAEFKKIFKVDISKTNEQGYLQKEEVVDLLNIADPNDLNGDGSDVFTFPFQTIEDILVLDNNTILLANDNNYPYNNIRNSSEPDDNELIEIELSTPLNLDPRLGKPKSDTIIYGTSGDDYFDDYLYDPNSDNAALNPEQFFGDNQILFTGDGNDTVDVSQFGSGNQIDTGNGDDIVLAGTRNTIDGGSGNDKLYIGFSGGANIVTGGEGADRFWIVSDETDLPAQPNTITDFNSAEGDVIGLGGTSFTFDSLGSDWAIRQENDNTVIQVFGQDVAVLLGIQANTLTQTNFVFA